The Glycine soja cultivar W05 chromosome 3, ASM419377v2, whole genome shotgun sequence genome window below encodes:
- the LOC114405037 gene encoding uncharacterized protein LOC114405037: MGFAGGSGSKPNTFPTQITCYKCGKPRHISSNCADKGMTCFNYRQRGHIQRDCPYPKKEQNGRGLNDQTGHSKAVRRVFTFNGAEASKSKDLIQGKLKLSVSSLNKDLVVETPTSGSVLTSNVCLNCPVEISGRTFLIDLICLPLSQIDVILGMD, translated from the exons ATGGGGTTTGCGGGTGGTAGTGGTAGCAAACCCAATACTTTCCCCACTCAGATCACTTGTTACAAATGTGGTAAGCCAAGGCACATCTCCTCAAATTGTGCTGATAAAGGCATGACCTGTTTTAATTATAGACAAAGGGGGCATATTCAAAGAGATTGTCCATATCCCAAGAAGGAGCAAAATGGTAGGGGCCTGAATGATCAAACTGGACATTCGAAGGCCGTAAGAAGAGTCTTTACCTTTAACGGTGCCGAAGCTTCAAAATCCAAAGATCTAATCCAAG GGAAACTTAAGCTTTCTGtgtcttctttaaataaagatcTGGTAGTAGAGACTCCAACTAGTGGTTCTGTGTTAACTTCtaatgtgtgtttgaattgtcCTGTGGAAATTTCTGGTAGAACATTTTTGATTGATCTGATTTGTTTGCCTTTAAGccaaattgatgttattctgGGTATGGACTag